From a region of the Rhipicephalus microplus isolate Deutch F79 chromosome X, USDA_Rmic, whole genome shotgun sequence genome:
- the LOC142775677 gene encoding uncharacterized protein LOC142775677 — translation MAGLKSETVQLRCGLERKSSPRAARSSAHRPTGWRLNEGSLGVGEAIAEKLVRRLSSYAASSLRSVPLPLLETSEAELRDVILLGLDRFRLRPDDPARLLHTEKHLLVHIPLQASSSVPHKGHAAEAKIKPPDHRSGDGAHALVNIIRG, via the exons ATGGCCGGGCTGAAATCGGAAACTGTTCAGCTCAG GTGCGGCCTCGAGCGAAAGTCGTCACCGAGAGCCGCTCGCTCGAGTGCCCATCGGCCGACGGGATGGCGACTGAACGAGGGCTCTCTTGGCGTGGGTGAGGCGATCGCAGAGAAGCTCGTCAGGCGGCTGTCCTCGTATGCGGCGAGCTCGCTACGCTCGGTGCCCTTGCCCCTGCTGGAAACTTCGGAAGCCGAATTGCGGGATGTCATATTGCTGGGCCTCGACCGCTTTCGGCTGCGGCCGGACGACCCAGCCAGACTCCTGCACACGGAGAAGCATCTGCTCGTCCACATCCCGCTGCAGGCAAGCAGTTCAGTCCCGCATAAAGGACATGCCGCGGAGGCAAAGATCAAGCCTCCTGACCACCGGTCTGGAGACGGTGCTCACGCGTTAGTGAATATCATCAGAGGCTAA